A single window of Bufo bufo chromosome 10, aBufBuf1.1, whole genome shotgun sequence DNA harbors:
- the THAP11 gene encoding THAP domain-containing protein 11 has product MPGFTCCVPGCYSNSHRDKGLHFYTFPKDPELRHLWLKNVSRAGVTGCFNTFQPTNGHRVCSLHFHGGRKSYSIKVPTIFPLRGVNERKTRRGNAGDRSKKRHHQSGYSPGSTTVLVTALPGQEQEVLELTAGGAEMMLLGTTPGMGADMSSVEASAAMARSLGAGESISSETNPVNLTVKLDSGGGGPGLSPHFSSASSHQQLQVVVVGEETYPIPEYYPSPQFSDHSYSMSSGTTTEELLRKLNEQRDIIALMEVKMKEMKSSIRHLRLTEVKLREEIRQKDKVLSMNAAKKKLEGNS; this is encoded by the coding sequence ATGCCTGGCTTCACCTGCTGCGTGCCGGGCTGCTACAGCAATTCTCACCGGGACAAAGGGCTGCACTTCTACACGTTCCCGAAAGATCCGGAGCTGAGACACTTATGGCTGAAGAACGTGTCGCGGGCTGGAGTCACCGGTTGCTTCAACACTTTTCAGCCCACCAACGGGCACCGGGTGTGCAGCCTTCACTTTCACGGGGGGCGCAAGTCTTACAGCATTAAGGTTCCCACCATATTTCCCCTCAGGGGAGTAAACGAAAGGAAAACCCGCAGGGGCAATGCTGGGGACAGGTCCAAGAAGAGGCATCACCAGTCGGGTTACTCCCCGGGGTCCACAAcggtgctggtaactgctttgccAGGGCAGGAGCAGGAGGTGCTGGAGctgacagcagggggcgctgagaTGATGCTGCTTGGCACCACGCCTGGCATGGGGGCAGACATGAGCAGCGTGGAGGCTTCGGCAGCGATGGCAAGGTCCTTGGGCGCCGGAGAATCCATAAGTTCGGAAACGAACCCCGTCAACCTGACCGTGAAGCTGGACTCCGGAGGTGGAGGACCAGGACTGAGTCCACATTTCTCATCTGCCTCTTCTCATCAGCAGCTCCAAGTGGTGGTGGTGGGAGAAGAAACTTACCCCATCCCGGAGTACTACCCGTCCCCTCAGTTCTCCGACCACTCCTACTCCATGTCTTCGGGGACCACCACGGAAGAGCTGCTGAGGAAGCTCAACGAGCAGAGGGATATCATCGCCCTCATGGAGGTGAAGATGAAGGAGATGAAGTCCAGCATTAGACATTTAAGACTCACCGAGGTGAAGCTGAGAGAGGAGATCCGCCAGAAGGATAAGGTCTTGTCTATGAACGCTGCCAAGAAAAAACTTGAAGGCAACTCCTAA